In a genomic window of Prochlorococcus marinus subsp. marinus str. CCMP1375:
- the speA gene encoding biosynthetic arginine decarboxylase, protein MTKSKPATKKNEWTVKDSCSLYGLDLWGEEYFSINDSGNVTVSPQGKEGNSLELTHLLEELKGRNLNTPLLLRFDDILEDRLKKLHQAFENAINQYGYNNDYQGVFPIKCNQQRHVVEEIVTIGRKWHFGLEAGSKAELLIALALVNDPKAFLICNGYKDNRYIETTILARQLGRQPIVVIEQSDEVGRIIKASQKLGAAPLIGIRAKLSNQSSGRWGNSVGEKSKFGLSIPEILKAVQELTAAGLLNELILLHFHVGSQINDIAILKNALQEASQIYVELNRLGAPMGHLDVGGGLGVDYDGSRTATSASTNYSLQNYANDVVATIQECCKAKKVKVPKLISESGRFLSSHFSILIFNVLGTSSVPTQIAIETSNECLSVKNLRETLMILHQICEEKKIDVSKLQEAWNDALKFKEDALNAFRLGFIDLTERATAEQLTWACAKQIAAHLPNDLKIPKELLAINKGLTETYYANISIFRSAPDTWAIQQLFPLLPIHRLQEKPDQLGHFADLTCDSDGKLARFINNGQEKFLLELHTVKANENYWIGMFLGGAYQEVMGNLHNLFGSTNAIHIRLTKNGKYKLDHVVRGNSKSDVLQAMEHDSEQLLERIRMASESAIQQGSLKINDAQRLIEHVETSLRQSTYLQE, encoded by the coding sequence TTGACGAAATCAAAACCCGCTACAAAAAAAAACGAATGGACTGTAAAAGACAGTTGCTCCCTTTATGGTCTTGACCTTTGGGGAGAAGAATACTTTTCAATCAACGATTCTGGAAATGTCACCGTTAGTCCACAAGGTAAAGAGGGAAATAGTCTAGAGCTCACTCATCTTTTAGAAGAATTAAAAGGGCGGAACCTAAATACTCCCCTATTACTACGATTCGACGATATTCTAGAAGACAGGTTAAAGAAACTGCATCAAGCTTTTGAAAATGCTATCAATCAATACGGCTACAACAATGATTACCAAGGTGTTTTCCCAATCAAATGTAATCAACAACGACATGTTGTCGAAGAAATAGTAACCATTGGAAGAAAATGGCACTTTGGGTTAGAAGCCGGAAGCAAGGCAGAACTACTAATAGCACTTGCTTTAGTCAATGACCCTAAAGCTTTTCTAATCTGCAATGGCTACAAAGACAACCGGTATATAGAAACAACAATTCTTGCACGTCAACTTGGTAGGCAACCAATTGTAGTTATTGAGCAATCTGATGAGGTTGGACGCATTATCAAAGCAAGTCAAAAGCTTGGTGCTGCTCCACTGATTGGAATAAGAGCAAAACTCTCGAATCAAAGTAGTGGTAGATGGGGAAATTCAGTTGGAGAGAAATCTAAATTCGGACTTTCTATACCAGAAATATTAAAAGCAGTTCAAGAATTAACTGCTGCTGGACTCCTAAATGAATTAATTCTGCTCCATTTTCATGTGGGCAGTCAAATTAACGATATTGCTATTCTCAAGAATGCTTTACAAGAAGCAAGTCAAATTTATGTTGAATTAAATCGTCTAGGTGCACCAATGGGCCATCTAGATGTAGGAGGAGGATTAGGTGTTGATTATGACGGTAGTCGCACAGCTACAAGTGCTTCGACAAACTACTCATTACAAAATTATGCAAATGATGTTGTGGCTACAATTCAAGAATGTTGCAAAGCAAAGAAAGTCAAGGTACCTAAATTAATTAGTGAAAGTGGGCGCTTTCTCTCAAGTCATTTTTCTATATTAATATTTAACGTCTTAGGTACATCATCAGTACCTACTCAAATTGCAATAGAAACAAGCAACGAATGCCTCAGTGTAAAAAATCTTCGAGAAACATTGATGATTCTTCATCAGATTTGTGAAGAGAAAAAAATTGATGTCTCCAAACTTCAAGAAGCTTGGAATGACGCACTAAAGTTTAAAGAAGATGCACTGAATGCATTTCGTCTAGGGTTTATAGATTTAACTGAGCGTGCCACTGCTGAGCAACTGACCTGGGCATGCGCCAAACAAATAGCTGCCCATTTACCAAATGATCTTAAGATTCCCAAAGAACTTCTTGCAATTAATAAAGGACTGACTGAGACATATTACGCAAACATATCAATCTTTCGTTCAGCACCAGATACTTGGGCAATCCAACAATTATTCCCGCTCCTCCCAATTCATCGTCTTCAAGAAAAACCAGATCAACTTGGTCATTTTGCAGATCTCACATGTGACTCTGATGGCAAACTTGCACGCTTTATAAATAATGGGCAAGAAAAATTTTTACTAGAACTGCACACAGTAAAAGCTAATGAAAATTATTGGATAGGTATGTTTTTAGGCGGTGCTTATCAAGAGGTCATGGGCAATCTTCATAATTTATTTGGAAGTACCAATGCCATACACATTCGTTTAACTAAAAATGGAAAATATAAGCTTGATCATGTAGTTAGAGGAAATAGCAAAAGCGATGTTCTGCAAGCCATGGAGCATGACTCTGAACAATTATTAGAAAGGATAAGAATGGCAAGCGAATCAGCAATTCAACAAGGGAGTTTAAAGATTAACGATGCGCAACGTTTGATAGAGCATGTCGAAACAAGCCTTAGACAAAGTACGTACTTACAAGAGTAA
- the ndk gene encoding nucleoside-diphosphate kinase, with the protein MSVERTFLAIKPDGVQRGLVGEILGRFERKGFKLVGLKQLIPSKELAEKHYGVHKERPFFTGLVGFITSGPVVAMVWEGDGVILSARKLIGATKPLEAEPGTIRGDLGINIGRNVIHGSDGPETASFEIDLWFNSSELNNWNPSDQKWRVE; encoded by the coding sequence ATGAGTGTTGAAAGGACTTTTCTTGCTATCAAGCCCGATGGTGTTCAGAGGGGACTTGTGGGTGAAATCTTGGGACGTTTTGAACGCAAGGGATTTAAGTTGGTCGGACTGAAACAATTGATTCCCAGTAAGGAATTGGCCGAAAAGCATTATGGAGTGCATAAAGAACGACCTTTTTTTACTGGTCTCGTTGGTTTCATTACAAGTGGCCCTGTTGTTGCAATGGTTTGGGAAGGTGATGGTGTAATACTAAGTGCAAGGAAATTAATAGGTGCAACAAAACCTTTAGAAGCTGAACCAGGCACTATTAGGGGTGATTTGGGGATAAATATTGGTCGAAATGTAATTCATGGATCTGATGGCCCTGAGACTGCATCTTTTGAGATTGATTTGTGGTTTAATTCTTCTGAATTAAATAATTGGAATCCTTCTGATCAAAAATGGAGAGTTGAGTAA
- a CDS encoding SWIM zinc finger family protein translates to MNNSEITRAIGRDGLGQQSWWVEQWMELINSYRYKKRLERAWIYAREGKVSSIIFEGQRVHARVQGTEIEPYKVKLWLDVLDDEDWKYVIEALAKKAKWSAQLLAGVMPKDIEQAFATSGKRLFPFNLQEVKSECSCPDQANPCKHISAIYFLMGDQFKEDPFILFQLRGRNKNRLLSDLSKERVITTKKNEEGKRKNILHKLPKKSNAENGSKKILNQWWSYRNNLDDDLVVIAPSIEEKSGEHLDRELPLATAPAFPDSQITFLNNLVSYHQQQRQKAMIQAMSINH, encoded by the coding sequence ATGAATAACTCAGAAATAACAAGAGCAATAGGTCGAGACGGACTAGGCCAACAATCATGGTGGGTAGAACAATGGATGGAGCTGATTAATTCCTATCGTTATAAGAAGCGTTTAGAACGGGCTTGGATCTATGCAAGAGAAGGCAAGGTTTCTTCTATCATTTTCGAAGGGCAAAGAGTTCATGCAAGAGTTCAAGGCACAGAAATAGAACCATATAAAGTCAAGCTATGGTTAGATGTTCTTGACGATGAAGATTGGAAATATGTAATAGAAGCGTTAGCAAAAAAAGCAAAGTGGTCAGCACAATTATTAGCTGGAGTCATGCCTAAAGATATAGAACAAGCATTTGCTACTAGTGGCAAACGTCTGTTCCCATTTAATCTACAAGAAGTAAAAAGTGAATGTAGCTGTCCTGATCAAGCCAACCCATGTAAACATATCAGCGCAATTTATTTTTTGATGGGAGATCAATTTAAAGAAGATCCTTTTATCCTCTTTCAACTACGCGGCAGAAACAAAAATAGATTGTTGTCAGATTTAAGTAAAGAAAGAGTAATAACAACTAAGAAAAATGAAGAAGGAAAAAGAAAAAATATATTGCACAAATTACCTAAAAAGAGCAATGCAGAGAATGGAAGTAAAAAAATATTGAATCAATGGTGGAGTTACAGAAACAACTTAGATGATGATCTAGTAGTCATAGCTCCCTCAATCGAAGAAAAATCAGGGGAACATTTGGACAGAGAATTACCACTTGCAACAGCCCCTGCTTTTCCTGACTCGCAAATTACTTTTTTAAATAATTTAGTTTCATACCATCAACAACAAAGACAAAAAGCAATGATTCAAGCAATGTCAATCAATCACTAG
- the alaS gene encoding alanine--tRNA ligase has product MAVERLSSNSEMKSLTGEEIRAAFLNFYAERGHEIVPSASLVPNDPTVLLTIAGMLPFKPVFLGHQDRPSARVTSCQKCIRTNDIENVGRTARHHTFFEMLGNFSFGDYFKKEAIQWAWELSINVFGLNPSHIVISIFREDDEAEQIWRDVIGVNPRRIIRMDEKDNFWSSGPTGPCGPCSELYYDFHPELGEEEIDLEDDTRFIEFYNLVFMQYNRNSSGTLTSLANCNIDTGMGLERMAQILQGVANNYETDLIYPLLEKIASLIDVQYEDLNATIKASFKVIGDHTRACVHLIGDGVSASNLGRGYVLRRLLRRVVRHGRLIGITKPFLVQIAEVAIELMQSAYPQLLERRQLIFKELQREETRFLETLEKGEKLLAELLSKAPSVITGEAAFELYDTYGFPVELTEEIAEENDLRVDMKGFKKAMDEQRRRAKSAAMTIDLTLQDTIDKVVSEVGETNFLGYQQLEQFSQVQAIVVNGVSSQECNVGDKIDIVLNMTPFYGEGGGQIGDRGIISSASSDDSECLIEIDSVRRVKGAFVHSGLVKNGVLTLGDNVQCTVDSFSRRCAQANHTATHLLQAALKKAVDSDITQAGSLVDFDRLRFDFHFVRPVSGAELEHIEKLINGWISEAHSLVISEMSINEAKRVGAIAMFGEKYGEVVRVVDVPGVSKELCGGTHVTNTAEIGLFKIVSETGIAAGIRRIEAIAGQGVLDYLNDRDGVVKILSERFKAQSNEIVDRVIALQDEVKSLTKLLVKAQDEVAFTKALSLKNKVVSLTNSQYLIERLDGVTGDAIQSVVKTLVDELGDNAAVVLAGMPDLNDQKKVILVAAFGSEIIAQGLHAGQFLGPIAEICGGGGGGRPNFAQAGGRDPTKLDDALDLAKERIIQSLD; this is encoded by the coding sequence ATGGCAGTTGAACGATTGTCTTCTAACTCTGAGATGAAATCTCTTACAGGGGAAGAGATTAGGGCTGCCTTCCTCAATTTTTATGCAGAACGTGGTCATGAAATTGTGCCAAGTGCTTCTTTAGTTCCTAATGACCCAACAGTATTACTAACCATTGCAGGAATGCTCCCCTTTAAGCCTGTTTTCTTGGGGCATCAAGATAGACCTTCAGCGAGAGTGACTAGTTGCCAGAAATGTATACGAACAAATGACATAGAAAATGTAGGCCGAACTGCAAGGCATCACACTTTTTTTGAGATGCTAGGCAATTTTTCTTTTGGTGATTATTTCAAAAAAGAAGCAATTCAATGGGCTTGGGAACTAAGTATCAATGTTTTTGGTTTAAATCCATCGCACATAGTTATCAGTATCTTTCGCGAAGATGACGAAGCCGAACAGATTTGGCGAGACGTAATAGGAGTGAACCCTCGCCGAATTATACGAATGGATGAAAAGGATAATTTTTGGTCCTCAGGACCAACGGGGCCTTGTGGGCCTTGCTCAGAACTTTATTATGATTTTCATCCAGAACTTGGAGAAGAAGAAATTGATCTTGAAGATGATACACGGTTCATAGAGTTTTATAACTTAGTTTTTATGCAATACAATCGTAATTCTTCTGGTACTTTGACATCATTGGCGAATTGCAATATCGATACAGGTATGGGACTGGAGAGAATGGCGCAGATTTTACAAGGAGTTGCTAATAATTATGAAACGGATTTAATTTATCCACTTCTTGAAAAAATTGCTTCTTTAATCGATGTTCAGTATGAAGACTTAAATGCGACAATCAAAGCATCTTTTAAAGTGATTGGTGATCATACGCGAGCATGTGTGCATTTGATAGGAGATGGAGTTTCAGCAAGTAATTTGGGCCGTGGGTATGTTTTAAGGAGATTACTTCGGCGTGTTGTGAGACATGGTCGCTTAATAGGAATTACAAAACCTTTTTTAGTGCAAATTGCTGAAGTGGCGATTGAGTTAATGCAATCTGCTTACCCTCAACTATTGGAAAGACGTCAATTGATTTTCAAAGAGCTTCAGAGAGAAGAGACTCGTTTCTTAGAAACCCTAGAAAAAGGAGAAAAATTGTTAGCAGAATTACTTTCGAAAGCTCCATCGGTAATAACAGGGGAAGCGGCATTTGAGTTGTATGATACATATGGCTTTCCTGTTGAACTTACTGAAGAAATTGCTGAGGAAAATGATTTGAGAGTTGATATGAAGGGTTTTAAAAAAGCGATGGATGAACAACGTCGACGAGCTAAATCTGCTGCTATGACAATTGATCTCACTCTTCAAGATACTATTGATAAAGTTGTTTCTGAGGTAGGTGAGACTAACTTCTTGGGTTATCAACAATTAGAGCAATTCAGTCAGGTCCAGGCCATAGTGGTTAATGGAGTTTCGTCCCAAGAATGTAATGTAGGGGATAAAATAGATATAGTGCTAAATATGACTCCTTTTTATGGAGAAGGTGGAGGTCAAATAGGTGATAGAGGGATTATCAGTTCTGCATCTTCTGATGATTCTGAGTGCTTGATCGAAATTGATAGTGTACGTCGTGTTAAAGGGGCATTTGTACATTCTGGACTTGTTAAGAATGGAGTGTTGACATTAGGTGATAACGTTCAATGTACAGTTGATAGTTTTAGTCGCAGGTGTGCCCAAGCTAATCATACTGCTACTCATCTTTTACAGGCTGCATTAAAAAAGGCAGTAGACTCAGATATTACTCAAGCGGGATCTTTAGTGGATTTTGATAGACTCCGTTTTGATTTTCACTTTGTGCGACCTGTCTCTGGTGCTGAATTAGAACATATAGAAAAATTAATTAATGGATGGATTTCGGAAGCTCATTCTTTAGTTATTTCTGAAATGTCTATTAATGAGGCTAAACGGGTAGGTGCTATTGCAATGTTTGGTGAGAAGTATGGGGAAGTTGTTCGAGTAGTTGATGTTCCGGGAGTGTCGAAAGAACTTTGTGGTGGTACTCATGTTACTAATACAGCGGAAATAGGTTTGTTTAAAATAGTTAGTGAGACTGGGATAGCCGCAGGTATTCGTAGGATTGAAGCTATTGCAGGACAAGGAGTATTGGATTATCTAAATGATCGTGATGGAGTTGTAAAGATTTTAAGCGAACGTTTCAAGGCACAATCTAATGAGATTGTTGATCGAGTTATTGCTTTGCAGGATGAAGTGAAATCTTTAACTAAATTACTTGTCAAGGCTCAGGACGAAGTTGCATTTACTAAGGCTTTATCATTAAAGAATAAAGTTGTTTCTTTAACCAATAGTCAATACCTTATAGAACGTCTCGATGGTGTTACAGGAGATGCAATACAGTCTGTCGTCAAAACCTTAGTAGATGAATTAGGTGATAATGCTGCTGTAGTTTTAGCAGGAATGCCAGATCTTAATGATCAAAAAAAGGTAATTTTAGTAGCTGCTTTTGGTTCAGAAATTATTGCTCAAGGATTGCATGCAGGACAATTCCTTGGTCCGATTGCTGAAATTTGTGGCGGCGGCGGCGGCGGCCGCCCCAATTTCGCTCAAGCCGGTGGCCGGGATCCTACAAAATTGGATGATGCACTTGATTTAGCTAAAGAAAGAATAATACAATCCTTAGATTGA
- the thiO gene encoding glycine oxidase ThiO: protein MAQSNAKPLLILGGGLIGLSLAHSLAKKGRSVEVLSRNRNEAAGFVAAGMLAPHAEGLNGQLLQLGLESLNGISNWVKTIETDSGMSCGLRQCGIVVPFVNSEDRNNYSTASLGIHLNHKELKKEIPGIASKWKAGLLFKQDGQIDNRRKLMRALEKACVELGVRFQEGIEVIRLIKDKNVFEGVLIKTAEGKNKKISAKQAVLCSGAWSSQLLNEIPIYPLKGQMFSIQGPKYALKRILFGPGIYLVPREDGLIVVGATSEKDAGFTEGLTPNGQIELQEGVNALLPIARSWPHMERWWGFRPCTPDEAPILGKSSLKGLWIATGHHRNGVLLATITSQLITKSICNEELTKKEHDLLMAFQWNRFKTN, encoded by the coding sequence ATGGCTCAATCAAATGCAAAACCTTTACTAATACTTGGTGGTGGCTTAATTGGTCTATCTTTGGCTCATTCATTGGCCAAAAAAGGTAGATCTGTAGAAGTATTAAGCCGCAATAGAAATGAAGCAGCAGGGTTCGTAGCAGCAGGGATGTTAGCTCCACATGCAGAAGGACTAAATGGTCAGCTTCTACAACTTGGTCTAGAAAGTCTTAATGGAATTTCTAACTGGGTGAAAACAATAGAAACTGATAGTGGGATGAGTTGTGGGCTGAGGCAATGTGGAATAGTAGTCCCCTTTGTAAATAGTGAAGATAGAAACAACTACTCCACTGCTTCCTTAGGCATACATCTAAATCACAAAGAATTAAAAAAAGAAATTCCAGGAATTGCTTCTAAGTGGAAAGCTGGTCTCTTATTCAAACAAGATGGGCAAATAGATAATAGGCGAAAATTAATGCGTGCCCTTGAAAAAGCTTGTGTGGAATTGGGAGTGAGATTTCAAGAAGGTATTGAAGTAATCAGGCTAATTAAAGACAAAAATGTCTTCGAAGGAGTATTAATCAAAACAGCTGAAGGGAAAAATAAAAAAATATCAGCCAAACAAGCCGTGTTGTGTAGCGGAGCATGGAGTAGTCAACTTCTCAATGAAATCCCTATATATCCTTTAAAAGGCCAAATGTTCTCAATCCAAGGACCCAAATATGCCCTCAAACGTATCTTATTTGGACCAGGAATTTATTTGGTTCCACGCGAAGATGGACTAATAGTTGTTGGGGCAACAAGTGAAAAGGATGCAGGTTTTACTGAAGGTTTAACCCCCAATGGACAAATTGAATTACAAGAAGGGGTCAATGCATTACTCCCGATAGCAAGATCATGGCCACACATGGAAAGATGGTGGGGTTTTCGTCCTTGCACACCAGATGAAGCTCCAATACTTGGCAAGTCTTCTTTAAAAGGACTATGGATAGCAACTGGTCACCATAGGAATGGAGTTCTTTTGGCAACTATTACATCCCAATTGATCACAAAAAGTATTTGCAACGAAGAATTAACTAAAAAAGAACATGATCTGTTAATGGCCTTCCAATGGAATCGTTTTAAAACTAATTGA
- a CDS encoding DEAD/DEAH box helicase has product MTLLHATWISTNWHPSNLGQSELFLWADQWRVVTPKQIIQTPSPHPFSLSSDELKEWLNSKKLLPNESINTSACLTLPSKPIHKKNNQKSKNQKTGIESEWKGLPLQAHEEIATQYECWPWKVDGISLTTVEATEWLTKLPLSKKDSDLSEELLWWAHLERWSLNLIASGLWLPQVKLHKKEGNEYRASWIPLLNQENERNRLEEFAKNIPLVAICAVPWIEAKGQIVNTEQVSNSNNNTLSLYRPRHNRVEVMDLLEELIDAQLRKDFQPRTKNLDPLLKAWQEALGTKDGIINLSNENAKRLEKASKNWKRGLSSNVQPAKTCLELIAPIDDLDLWDLNFSLQSESDPSIRLAADQIWEAGVEVTKVGGITIDNPSEILLEGLGRSLEIFPPIEKGLESPTPHTMKLSASEAFVLIRTAAAKLRDMGIGVILPNSLSKGFASRLGLAIQAELPESSLGVMLGESLNWDWELMIGGINLSMKELEMLAKKNSPLLNHKGTWIELRPNDLKNASKFFANTPELNLDKALRLSANKGNTFMKLPVHHFESGPRLQSVLEQYHHQKAPEPLPAPNGFHGQLRPYQERGLGWLAFLYRFKQGACLADDMGLGKTIQLLCFIQHLKVQNELTKPVLLIAPTSVLTNWKREAATFTPELCIHEHYGSKRHSSIPKLQNYLKKVDIMITSYGLLYRDGELLQEIDWQGIVIDEAQAIKNSKSKQSIITRAISKNLISNPFRIALTGTPVENRISELWALMDFLNPKVLGEEDFFNQRYKLPIEHYGDISSLKDLKTQVSPFILRRLKTDQSIISDLPQKIELNEWVGLSQEQELLYKQTVEKSLDELASLPIGQRQGKTLGLLTRLKQICNHPAIALKETQVEKNFLLRSSKLQRLEEILQEVKESHDRALLFTQFAEWGHLLQAYLQTKWESEVPFLHGGTPKGKRQEMIDRFQDDPRGPNIFLLSLKAGGVGLNLTRANHVFHIDRWWNPAVENQATDRAYRIGQKKSVIVHKFITTGTIEEKINQMILEKTELAENIVGSGESWLGQLSLEKLSELVALDSNPEF; this is encoded by the coding sequence ATGACTCTGCTGCACGCCACTTGGATTTCAACTAATTGGCATCCATCTAATTTAGGTCAATCAGAATTGTTCCTTTGGGCAGACCAATGGCGCGTAGTAACTCCAAAACAAATAATACAAACACCTTCACCTCACCCGTTTAGCCTATCTTCAGATGAATTAAAAGAATGGCTCAATAGCAAAAAATTATTGCCTAATGAGAGTATTAATACATCTGCATGTCTCACTCTTCCTAGTAAACCCATTCACAAAAAAAATAACCAAAAATCTAAGAATCAAAAAACTGGTATTGAATCTGAATGGAAGGGACTCCCTTTACAAGCTCATGAAGAAATAGCAACACAATATGAATGTTGGCCATGGAAAGTAGATGGAATTTCACTCACTACTGTCGAAGCAACAGAATGGCTTACAAAATTACCTTTATCAAAAAAAGATTCTGATCTTAGTGAAGAATTACTTTGGTGGGCTCATTTAGAGCGTTGGTCTCTTAATCTAATTGCGAGTGGACTATGGCTACCTCAAGTTAAATTACACAAGAAAGAAGGAAATGAATATCGTGCATCATGGATACCTCTGCTGAATCAAGAAAATGAAAGAAATCGCTTAGAAGAGTTTGCAAAAAATATTCCCTTGGTCGCTATTTGTGCAGTCCCATGGATAGAAGCTAAAGGACAAATAGTCAATACTGAGCAAGTCTCAAATTCAAACAATAATACACTCTCTTTATATAGGCCAAGACACAATCGCGTAGAAGTGATGGATCTTCTCGAAGAACTTATTGATGCACAACTTCGAAAAGATTTTCAACCAAGAACTAAAAACTTGGATCCATTGTTAAAAGCGTGGCAAGAAGCACTTGGCACGAAAGATGGAATAATTAACCTATCGAATGAAAACGCTAAAAGATTAGAAAAAGCAAGTAAGAATTGGAAAAGAGGGTTGTCTAGTAATGTTCAACCTGCGAAAACATGTCTAGAGCTAATTGCACCGATTGATGATCTAGATTTATGGGACTTAAACTTTTCATTGCAATCAGAATCAGATCCGAGTATCAGACTAGCTGCAGATCAAATTTGGGAAGCAGGCGTAGAAGTAACCAAAGTTGGCGGAATAACAATTGACAACCCAAGTGAAATTCTTTTAGAAGGCCTAGGAAGAAGTCTTGAAATTTTCCCTCCAATTGAAAAAGGACTAGAAAGCCCAACTCCTCACACAATGAAACTGTCTGCATCAGAAGCATTTGTACTTATTAGAACAGCAGCAGCAAAACTTCGTGACATGGGTATTGGTGTAATACTGCCTAATAGTTTGTCCAAAGGATTTGCAAGTCGACTTGGTCTTGCTATTCAAGCCGAATTACCAGAGTCTTCACTAGGCGTAATGCTAGGAGAAAGTTTGAACTGGGATTGGGAGTTAATGATCGGAGGTATAAATTTAAGCATGAAAGAACTAGAAATGCTTGCAAAAAAAAATAGTCCTCTACTCAATCACAAAGGGACATGGATCGAATTACGTCCTAATGATCTGAAAAATGCTTCAAAATTTTTTGCTAATACTCCAGAATTAAACCTCGATAAAGCATTAAGGCTTAGTGCTAATAAAGGCAACACTTTTATGAAACTTCCAGTACATCATTTTGAATCTGGACCAAGATTACAAAGTGTCTTAGAGCAATATCACCATCAGAAAGCGCCTGAACCTTTACCAGCACCTAATGGATTCCATGGGCAATTAAGGCCTTACCAAGAAAGAGGTCTTGGGTGGCTTGCATTTCTTTATCGTTTTAAGCAAGGAGCATGCTTAGCAGATGACATGGGGCTTGGTAAAACTATTCAATTATTATGTTTTATTCAGCACCTAAAAGTTCAAAACGAGCTTACTAAGCCTGTACTCCTAATTGCGCCTACATCTGTGCTGACAAATTGGAAAAGAGAGGCTGCCACTTTTACTCCAGAACTATGTATACATGAACACTATGGTAGTAAGAGACATTCTTCAATACCAAAATTACAAAATTATCTAAAAAAAGTTGACATTATGATCACAAGTTATGGGTTACTTTATCGAGATGGCGAGCTGCTACAAGAAATCGACTGGCAAGGAATAGTTATTGATGAAGCTCAAGCTATTAAAAATTCCAAATCAAAGCAAAGTATTATAACTAGAGCAATAAGCAAAAATCTCATAAGTAATCCCTTTAGAATTGCTTTAACAGGAACGCCAGTAGAAAATCGTATTAGTGAACTATGGGCACTAATGGATTTCCTTAATCCAAAAGTATTAGGTGAAGAAGATTTTTTTAATCAGCGATACAAGTTACCGATTGAGCATTATGGCGACATCTCTTCATTAAAAGATCTCAAAACACAGGTCAGTCCTTTTATTTTAAGAAGATTGAAAACCGATCAATCTATTATTTCTGATTTGCCTCAAAAGATTGAATTAAATGAGTGGGTTGGACTAAGCCAAGAGCAAGAGCTTCTATATAAACAAACGGTAGAGAAAAGCTTAGATGAACTCGCCTCATTACCCATTGGTCAACGCCAGGGTAAAACATTGGGTCTACTTACTCGTCTTAAACAAATTTGTAATCATCCAGCAATTGCTTTAAAAGAAACTCAAGTCGAGAAGAATTTCTTATTAAGATCTTCAAAATTACAAAGACTGGAAGAAATACTACAAGAAGTGAAAGAATCTCATGATAGAGCTCTGCTCTTTACTCAATTTGCTGAATGGGGGCATTTATTGCAAGCGTACTTACAAACAAAATGGGAATCAGAAGTACCTTTCCTACACGGAGGCACTCCTAAAGGGAAGCGACAAGAAATGATAGATCGTTTTCAAGATGATCCTAGAGGGCCAAATATCTTTTTACTTTCACTAAAAGCAGGAGGAGTGGGTCTTAATCTAACTCGTGCGAATCATGTTTTTCATATTGATCGTTGGTGGAATCCAGCAGTAGAAAATCAAGCAACAGATCGTGCATACCGAATTGGTCAAAAAAAAAGTGTTATCGTCCATAAGTTTATAACCACCGGCACAATCGAAGAAAAAATCAATCAAATGATTCTCGAAAAGACTGAACTAGCAGAAAATATTGTCGGATCAGGAGAAAGCTGGTTAGGGCAATTAAGTCTTGAAAAATTGAGTGAATTAGTTGCTTTAGATAGCAATCCAGAATTCTAA